A region of the Candidatus Methylomirabilis oxygeniifera genome:
GATCCACTTCGCCGAGCACACGCTGTCGCCCCATTTTCATTTCGGCGAGGAGACCCATGTGGAGGCGGTCCTGGCGCCGTCTGTCAGCCTCTTTGCCCTCACCGGCCTGCTGGTTCACACCTTCTTTGATGGGGTGTCGATCGCATCGGGATTTCATGTGAGCACCGAGTTAGGGGTGCTGATTTTCGTTGCGGTCGCGCTGCATAAGATCCCAGAGGGGTTTACGGTCGGGTCGATCATGTTGGCATCCGGCAGGACCCGGACCATAGCTGTTGCGTCCTCGGTGGCGCTCGGGTGCTCGACGATCCTGGGTCTCGTATTCGCGTCGTACCTTGAGGGACTGCTTGGATACCGACTGGCCATATCAGCGGGCGTCATGATCTATGTGGCGGCCTCGGACCTCATGCCGGAGGTCAACCGCGAGAAGGGGATCCTGATGGCGCTCATGG
Encoded here:
- a CDS encoding Zinc/iron transporter, which codes for MESFYISLAFGCAAAAANVAGGLLLTIKRRWDEVLLKHFVAVGTGFMLGAAFLGMVPESMRLTDNAPLLILGGYLLIHFAEHTLSPHFHFGEETHVEAVLAPSVSLFALTGLLVHTFFDGVSIASGFHVSTELGVLIFVAVALHKIPEGFTVGSIMLASGRTRTIAVASSVALGCSTILGLVFASYLEGLLGYRLAISAGVMIYVAASDLMPEVNREKGILMALMVFVGVLLFYLTEQLLSNFGH